A region of Marinomonas maritima DNA encodes the following proteins:
- a CDS encoding urea carboxylase-associated family protein, translating to MSNVEAAYRAGSGSKLSVDEVFYNSLKEGEAKRTLVDTIKIPMRAGKAWKVPAGHVFRIRVSEGPQVGDFNMWNKHDPRERMWVSRSRQLQRAHVSTHDRLWSTLPFLRPMVTIIDDSLADYGQDAEGGRVHDLLGTRCDPYVNKLLTGEDFDFHCHSNLVRAVMPFGLTEFDVHDVLNVFQCTGLNDEDKYFMKACPAKKGDYLEFFAEIDLLCALSCCPGGDLSVDLWGPDAKDPLSTCHPLEVEIYKLEPSSLQGWEGPKSSGYVGGHGLSSANVDWEAIKKEL from the coding sequence ATGAGTAATGTAGAAGCAGCGTACAGAGCAGGCTCAGGATCAAAATTGTCTGTAGATGAGGTGTTTTATAATTCTTTAAAGGAGGGTGAGGCTAAGCGAACTTTGGTGGATACCATTAAAATTCCTATGCGTGCGGGAAAGGCTTGGAAAGTTCCTGCTGGTCATGTTTTTCGTATTCGTGTTTCAGAAGGACCACAAGTGGGAGACTTCAATATGTGGAACAAACATGATCCTCGTGAACGTATGTGGGTGTCTCGTAGTCGTCAATTGCAAAGAGCCCATGTCAGTACTCATGATCGTCTTTGGTCAACGCTTCCATTCCTTCGTCCAATGGTAACAATAATAGACGACAGTCTTGCGGATTATGGTCAAGATGCTGAGGGGGGGAGAGTTCATGATTTATTAGGGACACGCTGTGACCCTTATGTTAATAAGCTCTTAACAGGAGAAGATTTTGATTTTCATTGTCATTCAAATCTAGTGAGGGCGGTAATGCCTTTTGGGCTAACCGAGTTTGATGTGCATGATGTTTTAAATGTTTTTCAATGCACCGGTCTTAATGATGAGGACAAGTATTTCATGAAAGCTTGTCCTGCGAAGAAAGGAGATTATTTAGAGTTTTTTGCAGAGATAGATTTGTTGTGTGCTTTGTCGTGCTGCCCTGGTGGTGATTTATCTGTCGATTTGTGGGGTCCAGATGCCAAAGACCCATTGTCTACTTGCCACCCTTTAGAAGTTGAGATTTACAAACTAGAGCCTTCATCACTACAAGGGTGGGAGGGGCCGAAAAGCTCAGGTTATGTTGGTGGGCATGGACTTAGTTCTGCGAATGTAGATTGGGAAGCGATTAAAAAAGAGCTTTAA